The following coding sequences are from one Odontesthes bonariensis isolate fOdoBon6 chromosome 10, fOdoBon6.hap1, whole genome shotgun sequence window:
- the LOC142389762 gene encoding interleukin-17 receptor C isoform X1 — MSLSYQRGLHAVPLLLSLLCRLLFFSAGALEIFDQDTSELVCSEGFTDCHVSSAQFTAALSDPYGSVDVTRVQLSVVLCRSAPQDFKPCLQINITLQDVGSAKTDSEESGDDSDEEALVKVCLSYPGIIDICKAVHFKPGNPSSNQTSNQSSHKLLLTEQVDFGITVVVVTDSKETHDVQNITIPALEEVCSTKIGRNVKECAVPRLQAVTEHERNVVRLQLENTDSKQEELFLQMVWNEIPRKVLPWPKGKREILISLDFVAPCLCFQVWWKGSDRRGNYCPFTDQQDALERMRHNVSVSLVESRMRDGGTGLKWNATSPCRLEAEVWLCKKDMAGGQCEEVTGSRQNLQARWIATHNGHWQTGEFNVSSHPLLCVQMKIKGMESYLEPHCPFARSRVRWILPLLIGLPLMCLAVFGAYFIQGVLKGYVWRWLKEDDVKVALGGGHVVLLYPPDDDDQHLPELLCHLGSSLQALGFTVSLDLWSQAELGMLGPVPWLHSRLDQLQRQGGKVVLVLTQATWTRAEEWGAQSCERYAPREKNRDVEEDKGTGGSCPASSRHLDVFGASLSCILADYLQGRAGERFMLVQFESLPPEPPGSFRPLPQLFRGLHVYSLPSQSLGFLTELAGAKQMASASARRKRTGGLRMASRTLAQRLSGFTAGTNVLRLAGVSQGCVGVGVEDSGETVPLQPCLLTPPSSPDTDPKDSEMEWV, encoded by the exons ATGTCTCTCTCTTACCAAAGGGGACTACATGCTGTGCCTCTGCTGTTGTCGCTACTGTGTCGTTTGCTGTTCTTTTCGGCAGGCGCGCTGGAAATCTTTGACCAAGACACATCTGAACTCGTCTGCAGCGAG GGTTTCACTGACTGCCATGTGAGCTCAG CTCAGTTCACTGCTGCGTTGTCTGATCCATACGGCTCTGTGGATGTCACTCGGGTGCAGCTCAGTGTTGTTCTCTGCCGCTCAGCCCCACAAGACTTTAAACCATGCCTGCAAATCAATATCACTCTCCAAG ACGTGGGTTCAGCAAAGACTGATTCTGAGGAGTCAGGTGATGACAGTGATGAGGAAG CTCTGGTGAAAGTGTGTCTCTCCTATCCGGGTATCATTGATATTTGCAAGGCGGTCCATTTTAAACCAGGAAATCCTAGTTCAAACCAGACGTCCAACCAGTCTTCACATAAG CTACTGTTGACGGAACAAGTAGATTTTGGCATTACTGTCGTGGTGGTCACAGATTCAAAGGAAACGCACGACGTCCAAAATATCACAATTCCCGCTCTCGAGGAAG TCTGCTCCACCAAGATCGGGAGGAATGTAAAAGAATGTGCTG TTCCCAGACTCCAAGCAGTGACTGAACATGAGAGAAATGTGGTGCGGCTGCAGCTAGAAAACACAGATTCCAAACAAGAAGAGCTCTTTTTGCAGATGGTTTGGAATGAAATACCCCGAAAAGTTCTTCCATGG CCCAAAGGCAAGAGGGAAATACTTATCTCATTAGACTTTGTTGCACCATGCCTGTGCTTCCAG GTATGGTGGAAGGGGAGCGACAGGAGAGGAAACTATTGCCCTTTTACAGATCAACAAG ATGCCCTCGAAAGAATGCGGCACAACGTGTCTGTGAGTTTGGTGGAGTCAAGGATGAGGGATGGTGGGACGGGTTTGAAATGGAACGCGACATCTCCTTGTAGACTGGAAGCGGAGGTGTGGCTGTGCAAGAAGGACATGGCAGGGGGCCAGTGTGAAGAAGTGACAGGCTCCAGACAAAACCTACAAGCTCGCTGGATTGCGACACACAACGGGCACTGG caaACAGGAGAGTTCAACGTATCATCCCATCCTCTGCTTTGTGTTCAG ATGAAGATAAAAGGGATGGAGTCATACTTGGAGCCCCACTGTCCGTTTGCCA GGTCTCGAGTGAGATGGATCCTGCCGCTCCTCATCGGACTGCCACTGATGTGTTTGGCTGTATTTGGAGCCTATTTCATACAAGGTGTCCTAAAAG GCTACGTTTGGAGATGGCTGAAAGAAGACGACGTGAAAG TTGCTCTGGGTGGTGGTCATGTGGTGCTGCTTTACCCGCCTGATGATGATGACCAGCATCTGCCTGAGTTGCTGTGTCACCTGGGCTCATCTCTCCAGGCCCTGGGTTTCACTGTGTCCCTGGACCTGTGGAGCCAGGCTGAGCTCGGCATGCTGGGCCCTGTGCCATGGCTCCACTCCCGACTGGACCAACTGCAAAGGCAGGGGGGCAAGGTAGTGCTAGTCCTAACGCAGGCCACCTGGACCAGGGCCGAAGAATGGGGAGCTCAGAGCTGCGAGAGGTATGCCCCCAGAGAGAAGAACAGGGATGTGGAGGAGGACAAGGGGACAGGAGGAAGCTGCCCTGCCTCTTCTCGCCATTTGGATGTTTTTGGTGCCTCTCTGAGCTGTATTCTAGCAGACTATTTACAAGGCCGTGCCGGTGAGCGGTTTATGCTGGTGCAGTTTGAATCACTCCCACCGGAGCCTCCAGGTAGTTTCAGACCACTGCCACAACTTTTCCGCGGCCTTCATGTCTACAGCCTTCCATCTCAGAGTCTGGGATTTCTGACTGAACTAGCTGGAGCTAAGCAAATGGCTTCAGCATCAGCCAGAAGGAAAAGGACGGGGGGGCTCAGGATGGCATCCCGCACTCTGGCCCAAAGACTGTCGGGGTTCACAGCAGGGACAAATGTATTACGACTTGCTGGAGTGTCACAGGGTTGTGTTGGTGTGGGAGTGGAAGACTCTGGGGAAACTGTGCCCTTACAGCCATGTCTTCTTACGCCCCCATCCAGCCCTGACACCGACCCTAAGGACAGTGAAATGGAATGGGTCTGA
- the LOC142389762 gene encoding uncharacterized protein LOC142389762 isoform X2 has translation MSLSYQRGLHAVPLLLSLLCRLLFFSAGALEIFDQDTSELVCSEGFTDCHVSSAQFTAALSDPYGSVDVTRVQLSVVLCRSAPQDFKPCLQINITLQDVGSAKTDSEESGDDSDEEALVKVCLSYPGIIDICKAVHFKPGNPSSNQTSNQSSHKLLLTEQVDFGITVVVVTDSKETHDVQNITIPALEEVCSTKIGRNVKECAVPRLQAVTEHERNVVRLQLENTDSKQEELFLQMVWNEIPRKVLPWPKGKREILISLDFVAPCLCFQVWWKGSDRRGNYCPFTDQQDALERMRHNVSQTGEFNVSSHPLLCVQMKIKGMESYLEPHCPFARSRVRWILPLLIGLPLMCLAVFGAYFIQGVLKGYVWRWLKEDDVKVALGGGHVVLLYPPDDDDQHLPELLCHLGSSLQALGFTVSLDLWSQAELGMLGPVPWLHSRLDQLQRQGGKVVLVLTQATWTRAEEWGAQSCERYAPREKNRDVEEDKGTGGSCPASSRHLDVFGASLSCILADYLQGRAGERFMLVQFESLPPEPPGSFRPLPQLFRGLHVYSLPSQSLGFLTELAGAKQMASASARRKRTGGLRMASRTLAQRLSGFTAGTNVLRLAGVSQGCVGVGVEDSGETVPLQPCLLTPPSSPDTDPKDSEMEWV, from the exons ATGTCTCTCTCTTACCAAAGGGGACTACATGCTGTGCCTCTGCTGTTGTCGCTACTGTGTCGTTTGCTGTTCTTTTCGGCAGGCGCGCTGGAAATCTTTGACCAAGACACATCTGAACTCGTCTGCAGCGAG GGTTTCACTGACTGCCATGTGAGCTCAG CTCAGTTCACTGCTGCGTTGTCTGATCCATACGGCTCTGTGGATGTCACTCGGGTGCAGCTCAGTGTTGTTCTCTGCCGCTCAGCCCCACAAGACTTTAAACCATGCCTGCAAATCAATATCACTCTCCAAG ACGTGGGTTCAGCAAAGACTGATTCTGAGGAGTCAGGTGATGACAGTGATGAGGAAG CTCTGGTGAAAGTGTGTCTCTCCTATCCGGGTATCATTGATATTTGCAAGGCGGTCCATTTTAAACCAGGAAATCCTAGTTCAAACCAGACGTCCAACCAGTCTTCACATAAG CTACTGTTGACGGAACAAGTAGATTTTGGCATTACTGTCGTGGTGGTCACAGATTCAAAGGAAACGCACGACGTCCAAAATATCACAATTCCCGCTCTCGAGGAAG TCTGCTCCACCAAGATCGGGAGGAATGTAAAAGAATGTGCTG TTCCCAGACTCCAAGCAGTGACTGAACATGAGAGAAATGTGGTGCGGCTGCAGCTAGAAAACACAGATTCCAAACAAGAAGAGCTCTTTTTGCAGATGGTTTGGAATGAAATACCCCGAAAAGTTCTTCCATGG CCCAAAGGCAAGAGGGAAATACTTATCTCATTAGACTTTGTTGCACCATGCCTGTGCTTCCAG GTATGGTGGAAGGGGAGCGACAGGAGAGGAAACTATTGCCCTTTTACAGATCAACAAG ATGCCCTCGAAAGAATGCGGCACAACGTGTCT caaACAGGAGAGTTCAACGTATCATCCCATCCTCTGCTTTGTGTTCAG ATGAAGATAAAAGGGATGGAGTCATACTTGGAGCCCCACTGTCCGTTTGCCA GGTCTCGAGTGAGATGGATCCTGCCGCTCCTCATCGGACTGCCACTGATGTGTTTGGCTGTATTTGGAGCCTATTTCATACAAGGTGTCCTAAAAG GCTACGTTTGGAGATGGCTGAAAGAAGACGACGTGAAAG TTGCTCTGGGTGGTGGTCATGTGGTGCTGCTTTACCCGCCTGATGATGATGACCAGCATCTGCCTGAGTTGCTGTGTCACCTGGGCTCATCTCTCCAGGCCCTGGGTTTCACTGTGTCCCTGGACCTGTGGAGCCAGGCTGAGCTCGGCATGCTGGGCCCTGTGCCATGGCTCCACTCCCGACTGGACCAACTGCAAAGGCAGGGGGGCAAGGTAGTGCTAGTCCTAACGCAGGCCACCTGGACCAGGGCCGAAGAATGGGGAGCTCAGAGCTGCGAGAGGTATGCCCCCAGAGAGAAGAACAGGGATGTGGAGGAGGACAAGGGGACAGGAGGAAGCTGCCCTGCCTCTTCTCGCCATTTGGATGTTTTTGGTGCCTCTCTGAGCTGTATTCTAGCAGACTATTTACAAGGCCGTGCCGGTGAGCGGTTTATGCTGGTGCAGTTTGAATCACTCCCACCGGAGCCTCCAGGTAGTTTCAGACCACTGCCACAACTTTTCCGCGGCCTTCATGTCTACAGCCTTCCATCTCAGAGTCTGGGATTTCTGACTGAACTAGCTGGAGCTAAGCAAATGGCTTCAGCATCAGCCAGAAGGAAAAGGACGGGGGGGCTCAGGATGGCATCCCGCACTCTGGCCCAAAGACTGTCGGGGTTCACAGCAGGGACAAATGTATTACGACTTGCTGGAGTGTCACAGGGTTGTGTTGGTGTGGGAGTGGAAGACTCTGGGGAAACTGTGCCCTTACAGCCATGTCTTCTTACGCCCCCATCCAGCCCTGACACCGACCCTAAGGACAGTGAAATGGAATGGGTCTGA